The genomic stretch AGGAAGATTTCAGAAAGGTGAAAACCCATTCTATGAGGAGGCGTATCAGAGAGTGGCACTTGACCAGCTTCTTAGAGTTGCTGGTATAGAAGATGATGACCTGCTGATCATGTCCGATGTTGATGAGATTCCTAGCGCCCACACAATTGATCTCTTGAGGTGGTGTGATGACACCCCGCCTGTTGTTCATCTTGGGCTGAGGAATTACTTGTACTCTTTTGAGTATTACGTAGATGACAAGAGCTGGAGAGCATCCGTTCACAGGTATCAGACTGGTAATACTACCTATGCACACTTCAGACAGAGCGACTACCTTTTGCCAGATTCAGGTTGGCATTGCAGCTTTTGTTTCCGCCATATCAACGAGttcatattcaagatgaaaGCTTACAGCCACAATGATCGGGTGAGGTTCTCTCATTATCTGAACCCTAAAAGGATCCAGGATGTAATATGTAAAGGGGCTGATCTATTCGACATGCTTCCTGAGGAGTACACATTCAAGGAGATTATCGGAAAGATGGGACCTATTCCTAGATCTCATTCAGCCGTTCATCTCCCTGCATATTTGTTGAACAATGCTGAGAAGTACAAATACCTATTGCCTGGAAACTGCAAGAGGGAAAATGGCTAAAGTCTTGAAGATGAAGGTGCCTGTTCAATCGTTTGGCCAGGCAAATTGTTGATTAAACTCTCGTGAATATGACCATATCACTCTCCGAAAGATTCTAGGTCATTCTCCTTGGAGTAACTGGGAAGAACAGGGATGGCATCCTACAAATTACCGCGAGATTATGTACATTTCCTTTTTCTTAGGCTTCTTCTCTTGTGGATGGCGTATCAATTTTCGAGTGGGGATTTTTCTATGAGTGGAAGCTTTTGGTGAGCTTATGTACCCACCTCTTGTTGATATAGCTTAGTCCCATATGCATCAGAGTCACCGACATTTCCCAGGATTTTCTTTGATGGGAATTGTTATTTCTTAGACTAATTTATATTTCGCCATCTGATTTCTCTTGGATTTTCAATTGTCCGCTCTTTTTACGTACGATTGCTACGCAGGTTTACCATTCTAATTTActgtattttctttgttttcccttCGATGCGGTTTCACTTACCGGCACTGACGTGAACTTTTCCGGTTGCTCATAAAATCTAGAAAATACAGTTTACTTGGTTGATTGCTTGTAAATTCTATGTGGAGCTTGGTTTGTTCAGGGCGCCCCGCAACTTAATATGTGCTTTGAGTCATATTTTGCTCATCTGTTGTCATCTGGTGCTGCGGACTGCTGAATGAGTCAATTTTTTGTTCTTCCATTGTGTTGCGTTAAGATATTTCTATGAGGCCGACATGGATTATGTGTTTATGACGGTGATGGCAGTGTGGAGGTCAAAATTTCACTCGtaggttggagatggtttagaATATTATGAAGCGAATCCTTTGTATAGAGCAAAGAACTTCCATGGGCTAACACAAAAACTGTCcgctaaaattgaaattttaatccTCATACGACAGGAAATTCTTACATGTTATCGAAATTATGTAAAAAGACGAGTGAGAGAGAATGAGGTGAATATATCTCCGGTTACGCTGTGACAAAAGAGGCTGGCAACTCACTTCCTTGGTCAAGCAATTTATATCAAACACTAATGGTTGGTTCCCAGAACATGTGTGGAGGCTGGGAAGAAATCTATTCAGTGACTCCtctcatttttaatgaaaaatcaattGTCTTATCCACAAATTACCCTCCCAAACAAGCATGGGCAAAATACTCACACCCACAATCTCTTTTAGGTAATTGGAGCACATGGTGGTTGAGCAGTCATAAGATGAGTATGGACATATAGTGCTTTGCTGCAGTGGAGGAAAGTAATGATGTCTATGCAGCCTGATACGGATTGATTTTCACCGATCTCTCTTCTCTCCAACAACTATTAATTTAACCCATTAATGCTATCGTTTTTGCGATAAAGAATTTGTAACTCAAGTAATTAAAACATTTGTCTCTACACCTGAGATATTATGTTCGATTCCCTGCAAAGACGTACTCATGCTTTGAGCTATAGCTCAGCCCaaacttcttttttctcttataaaaataacatatatCATGAAGGCTTTATCCTAGTTTAGAATTTAACATATCTCACTCCTTGCTTATTCAAATTTACTCATTCGTCGAATTTTCTAGTAGGTTTCTATGCAAAGTAAATTTAGTCACATTCTTTATGAAATCCTAATTTCGTCTCTCTTTTTCCCTCCCCAGTATTGCTTGAAGCAAAAACTAATCTTAGTTTGCCAAATCAGAATTCCAAAGACTTTGGCGTTTCGAAAATATAGGTTGTATTTGTTGAaccaaaaacagaagaaaatagCAGATTAAAAACTAAACACAACGCTGTAAACATGGACTGAGGACCTAGTTCCAAATACTTACTTACAAATGTTCTTTCGACTTTAAATCAATCTTCCAAAGTGGCCGGACCCACGGAATGTGTTAGTGGATCATTAGTGCACGTTGACTCGACTTGGTCATTTGGCAAAGTCAAcattttcattattattaatcATCACAGGATGCCCCACTCGTCGATGATAAAATTCAAACCCGTATTTCATATGATACATCTTATGTCAATTCCTAGAGCAGGTAAATAGCATAGTTATGGCCAGAAAGAGGTTGAAATGTGTCTGCGAATCTTCTCGACCTTTTAAAGAGTAGATCACTGTAATGAAGCCATAAactagtccttttttttttttttttttttaaagaaaacattTTCATTGTTAATAAACGCATCAATTTCTTTTGGGAATTCTTCctttttaataatatatatatatatatatatatatatatatgttgaacttaaatttttattaaataattaaaaaaaaaatatatatatatatatatatatatatatatatatatatgttgaacttaaatttttattaaataattaaaaaaaataaaatgtagacATAATATATGGTTTGGGTCCTACAGCCACTTTCCAATGGACTTCTTACAAAAACAGGCCGAGCCATTTCAGGTCTTGGGCTTCAAATGCAAAGCCCTAATCACTGTCCCAATCCTCATCCAAgtcttttcttgttcttgtgCTTTTATTACCATTTCCGTTCTTCTCTTCCCTCCTAACTTGATAATCCTCTTCGTCGCTGCTGTTGTAATCGAATCTCCCTGCCTTCGATGCTCCTGAGTCGCTGGCAGCGTTTAATTCCCATATTTCGTTTTCAGAATCACCGGAGATATCCTCGGACTTGACATCCTCCTCAACTGGCTTTCTTCTTGTGCTAACATCAGCATTTCTTTTGAAATATTCACTGTTGCCCCTGCCAATCCTATCATGTTTCCCCTTTGCAACTCTTGATGCCTCAAACTTGCCACAAGCTTTGTTGGAATAATCAGTGTTACTTTCGGAATCATTTACCTGCTCCTTTCCTCCTTTCAAATACATTAAGTCCTCTTCTTCATCACTGCTACTTCGGAAATCATAGTTCGCAGCTCTGGATGCTGTTGAGTCATGTTCTTCCTCAGAATCGGATTTCCACATTGCAGTATCGAGATCGCTCAGCACATTTTCTGATTCACTGCCATCGTCCACCATAATCTTTCTATTATTAGCTTCGGAATTTCTGTACAAGCGTCCATCATTCTTGGCCCTTCCAATCCCATCCTGCCTCCCCCTGTCTCTTGGAGATATCTTGAAGTTCTCAGGCATTCCATCAGAATCATCAGCATCACTGTCAAGAACACTAGCGCCCATAACATTATTAGAACGCCATTCCTCATCATCATCTTTGGAATCACCATTTGGCCTCTGCTTGCCATGTGTATGCCTCCAGTCCCTTGCCCTTGGGATCTCATCATCAGAATCGTCATTTTCAGGTTCTTCAGATCTCCTGTATCTCCCACCATACTCTTCTCTGTTCCAATACCTCATTCTGGTGAACTCCTCTTTCTCAGCTGCTTCCTCCGCAGCCCACTCTCGTTCTGCTGCTTCCTCAATTTCAGCTATGAATTTGTCcaactcctcctcctcttcctcatcAGGAGGCTCTGGATGTTTCAATTTATTATCAGGCTCTGCTACTGACGGTTTGTCTCCTTGGAAGACATAAGGACTTCCGTCCTTCTGATCAATTGCATTAAAGAATGAGGAAGCTACTCTCTGGATGCTTGCAATGGCAACTGGATCCTCAGGGTTAACACCACTTCGACGGAGCTGCTGTTCTATCTTCTTTATGTTTAGCTTCTGAGATTCAAGGGCTTGTTCAAATCTTGCCTTGAATAATGCCTGCATGTAAAGATACAGAGTTAACAGTCTGTGtaaattgttttggattaatgCAAGCCAAAACAATTGAATATTAGAATGGGGCACACTTATGTTTACTCACCTTCCTTTTAGTAAGGGTATTGAAAGGTATTAAATTTTTGGGCTGCCGGTAATTTCTTCCGCGAAACATGATGATTGTTTTGGTATTATGGATGTTCACCACTATACCACCACTCAGTCTTGCAAGCATAGTGGCCATTTCCTTGATCTTTTCTTTGGGGAAGTTATCACAGCAAACTTGTACAGTCTCGTGAAACTTCCAATGTAGATGCATATTCTGTACAACTCCTCCAAAGACCCCACGAACACCAACAGGaacataatttttgtttttgaagccAATCTTCTTCAATGCCTGAAGTTGCTCAAGGGTTAATAGCTCAGGATCATGACGGGGTGTTGGCAGATCTGGAAGCTCGTATTTTTTCAGCTTTTGTAGTAGCAATGCTACTTTTCTCTTGGCCTGAATAAGTCAGATATTCGAAATGGTTATCTGATGAATTTAATACGTCAAAAAGAAGACATTGTAGGCCAGGAATACAGGAGGGAAATCTTCAATACTacttaaagaaacaaaattgtggAAGTAATCCTTCCTGAAAGTCAATCTTAAGGAGACATGCGTCGTAAAAATAGTATTTTCGAGTAATTACAAAATCCCTACTGAAGCATTTGACATCAAATTTGCTAAAAGTAAGAATATTTTGACTCTTGTTTACTTAGCCTAAGCTCTGCTGCTTATTAATTCA from Pyrus communis chromosome 7, drPyrComm1.1, whole genome shotgun sequence encodes the following:
- the LOC137740372 gene encoding CRM-domain containing factor CFM9, mitochondrial-like; amino-acid sequence: MFAARKLNRHCFKSVSSLLQFNSHKNALLLRDVSAKVLSSNAVQPSKPSEDCYSSSSRPANPFDGWSRSMSTSRGSSSMRSKVAKRMQKESGKTLREVRRAKKLQKKLMTENERLIYNLKRAKRKVALLLQKLKKYELPDLPTPRHDPELLTLEQLQALKKIGFKNKNYVPVGVRGVFGGVVQNMHLHWKFHETVQVCCDNFPKEKIKEMATMLARLSGGIVVNIHNTKTIIMFRGRNYRQPKNLIPFNTLTKRKALFKARFEQALESQKLNIKKIEQQLRRSGVNPEDPVAIASIQRVASSFFNAIDQKDGSPYVFQGDKPSVAEPDNKLKHPEPPDEEEEEELDKFIAEIEEAAEREWAAEEAAEKEEFTRMRYWNREEYGGRYRRSEEPENDDSDDEIPRARDWRHTHGKQRPNGDSKDDDEEWRSNNVMGASVLDSDADDSDGMPENFKISPRDRGRQDGIGRAKNDGRLYRNSEANNRKIMVDDGSESENVLSDLDTAMWKSDSEEEHDSTASRAANYDFRSSSDEEEDLMYLKGGKEQVNDSESNTDYSNKACGKFEASRVAKGKHDRIGRGNSEYFKRNADVSTRRKPVEEDVKSEDISGDSENEIWELNAASDSGASKAGRFDYNSSDEEDYQVRREEKNGNGNKSTRTRKDLDEDWDSD
- the LOC137739746 gene encoding uncharacterized protein isoform X1; the encoded protein is MADVYYSSKKTDDVCDDVCGQQGSEAALSMSRLRCILRGLDLKTYIFLFAVVPLGVFAIFLHGQKISYFLRPLWEKPPKPFIDIPHYYNQNVSMETLCRLHGWKIRESPRRVYDAVLFSNEVDMLTIRWNELYPFVTQFVLLESNSTFTGLPKPLLFGRNRDKFKFVENRLTYVTTGGRFQKGENPFYEEAYQRVALDQLLRVAGIEDDDLLIMSDVDEIPSAHTIDLLRWCDDTPPVVHLGLRNYLYSFEYYVDDKSWRASVHRYQTGNTTYAHFRQSDYLLPDSGWHCSFCFRHINEFIFKMKAYSHNDRVRFSHYLNPKRIQDVICKGADLFDMLPEEYTFKEIIGKMGPIPRSHSAVHLPAYLLNNAEKYKYLLPGNCKRENG
- the LOC137739746 gene encoding uncharacterized protein isoform X2, whose protein sequence is MADVYYSSKKTDDVCDDVCGQGSEAALSMSRLRCILRGLDLKTYIFLFAVVPLGVFAIFLHGQKISYFLRPLWEKPPKPFIDIPHYYNQNVSMETLCRLHGWKIRESPRRVYDAVLFSNEVDMLTIRWNELYPFVTQFVLLESNSTFTGLPKPLLFGRNRDKFKFVENRLTYVTTGGRFQKGENPFYEEAYQRVALDQLLRVAGIEDDDLLIMSDVDEIPSAHTIDLLRWCDDTPPVVHLGLRNYLYSFEYYVDDKSWRASVHRYQTGNTTYAHFRQSDYLLPDSGWHCSFCFRHINEFIFKMKAYSHNDRVRFSHYLNPKRIQDVICKGADLFDMLPEEYTFKEIIGKMGPIPRSHSAVHLPAYLLNNAEKYKYLLPGNCKRENG